The following are encoded together in the Streptomyces tsukubensis genome:
- a CDS encoding TIGR03364 family FAD-dependent oxidoreductase codes for MSTAFSSTPALPVESSDLVIVGAGIVGLAHAYEALRRGLTVTVVERDRRPVGASVRNFGHCCVTAQHGELLALAHRSREGWLRAAADAGLWAEEAGALVVARSATELAVLEELRDVRGPDTVRLRTGAEVARTLGRESAPGGPDGVVGGAFLPEDLRVDPRAAAPGLARWTQTRPGGRILWGTSVTGVESGTVHTTRGPVRGERILVCVGHDLDRLFPGAAEEHGILRCSLNMARVVAPARFRTHAAVLTGTSMLRYDGFTATTAAGPLAAEITAHSPELTAIGANVMFTRLPDGTVLVGDSHAYDETAAPFVDEHTSELLLEAVGEVLGAGPLKVVERWQGVYASSPSGPLLVRDLAPGVRALSVTSGIGMTLSFGLAAASLDGTLPATAG; via the coding sequence ATGAGCACCGCATTCAGCAGCACCCCCGCCCTGCCCGTGGAGAGCAGCGACCTGGTCATCGTCGGCGCCGGGATCGTCGGACTCGCGCACGCCTACGAGGCGTTGCGGCGCGGGCTGACCGTCACGGTCGTCGAGCGCGACCGGCGCCCTGTCGGTGCGTCCGTCCGCAACTTCGGTCACTGCTGCGTCACCGCCCAGCACGGTGAACTCCTCGCGCTCGCCCACCGGTCCAGGGAGGGCTGGCTGCGGGCCGCGGCCGACGCGGGACTGTGGGCCGAGGAGGCGGGCGCGCTGGTGGTGGCCAGGTCGGCGACCGAGCTGGCGGTGCTTGAGGAGCTGCGCGACGTGCGCGGCCCCGACACCGTACGGCTGCGTACCGGCGCGGAGGTGGCGAGGACACTGGGGCGGGAGAGCGCGCCGGGAGGCCCTGACGGCGTGGTCGGGGGCGCGTTCCTTCCCGAGGATCTGCGGGTCGATCCGCGCGCGGCGGCGCCGGGTCTGGCCCGGTGGACACAGACCCGGCCCGGCGGGCGGATTCTGTGGGGCACCTCGGTGACCGGCGTCGAGTCCGGCACCGTACACACGACACGGGGCCCGGTGCGCGGGGAGCGGATCCTCGTCTGCGTCGGCCACGACCTGGACCGGCTTTTCCCCGGCGCGGCCGAGGAGCACGGCATACTGCGCTGCTCACTGAATATGGCCCGCGTGGTGGCGCCCGCCCGGTTCCGTACCCACGCGGCGGTCCTGACGGGCACCTCGATGCTGCGCTACGACGGCTTCACCGCGACGACCGCGGCAGGGCCGCTCGCGGCGGAGATCACCGCGCACAGCCCCGAGTTGACCGCGATCGGAGCCAATGTGATGTTCACCCGCCTGCCGGACGGGACGGTACTCGTGGGTGATTCGCACGCCTACGACGAGACGGCGGCGCCCTTCGTCGACGAGCACACCTCGGAACTGCTCCTCGAAGCGGTCGGCGAAGTCCTCGGCGCGGGGCCGTTGAAGGTGGTCGAACGCTGGCAGGGCGTCTACGCGAGCAGCCCGAGCGGCCCCCTGCTCGTCCGTGACCTCGCTCCGGGCGTCCGGGCGCTGAGCGTCACCTCGGGTATCGGCATGACGCTCTCCTTCGGACTCGCCGCGGCATCGCTCGACGGCACACTGCCCGCCACCGCGGGCTGA
- a CDS encoding GntR family transcriptional regulator, with product MTSGKALHERLGAEFLRRIESGEWPEGVQVPSEARLCAEFGTSRGPVRQALAMLRQEGSLVGGRGRPPVARKVARSQPFASLLSFTQWARSIGRLPGQTTVEVARRRAAPETAGRLGVEDGDTVVEIVRLRTLDGVPAMLERSAFVWDVGRHLFDFDPDSGSLYEELCRRGAGLDHARHTIDAIAAEPADAELLAVAERTPLLRVRRQTFCPDGEPLEFSDDRYLPSLTNFTIENTAEGRTVAGRHSTGEEPEH from the coding sequence ATGACAAGTGGCAAGGCGCTCCATGAGCGGCTCGGGGCCGAATTCCTGCGGCGCATCGAGTCGGGGGAGTGGCCGGAGGGCGTGCAGGTACCCAGTGAGGCACGGCTCTGTGCGGAGTTCGGCACCTCACGCGGGCCCGTACGGCAGGCCCTGGCCATGCTGCGGCAGGAAGGAAGCCTGGTCGGCGGCAGGGGGCGACCCCCCGTCGCCCGCAAGGTGGCCAGGTCCCAGCCGTTCGCCTCGCTGCTGTCGTTCACGCAGTGGGCGAGGTCCATCGGTCGCCTGCCCGGTCAGACGACCGTCGAGGTGGCCAGGCGCCGCGCCGCGCCGGAGACGGCAGGCAGGCTCGGAGTCGAGGACGGGGACACTGTCGTCGAGATCGTGCGCCTGCGGACGCTGGACGGGGTGCCCGCGATGCTGGAGCGCTCGGCCTTCGTGTGGGACGTGGGGCGCCACCTCTTCGACTTCGACCCCGACTCGGGCTCCCTGTACGAGGAGTTGTGCCGACGGGGCGCCGGACTCGACCACGCGCGCCACACCATCGACGCCATCGCGGCGGAGCCCGCCGACGCCGAACTCCTCGCCGTGGCGGAGCGCACCCCGTTGCTGCGCGTACGCCGTCAGACCTTCTGCCCCGACGGCGAACCGCTCGAATTCTCCGACGACCGCTACCTGCCCTCGCTGACCAACTTCACCATCGAGAACACCGCGGAGGGCCGCACGGTGGCAGGGCGCCACAGCACGGGCGAGGAGCCCGAGCACTGA
- a CDS encoding phosphonatase-like hydrolase, with protein MIDLAVLDMAGTTIDDGGAVYDALRSAVEETGVRVAPDDLQKWMGTDKKQAIEALIRLGGGAPTASSVAAAYGSFVELLRTAYDTRPPSALPGVENALAVLRDRGVRIALTTGFGSEVAGPLLDSLGWSTAPGSLLDAVVTADEVASGRPAPYMIHRAMERTGVLDVRQVLVAGDTTVDLEAGTHAGAGTVVGVLTGKLGRSALEAAPHTYVLDSVADLPGLPETS; from the coding sequence ATGATCGACCTGGCAGTCCTGGACATGGCGGGAACCACCATCGACGACGGCGGCGCGGTCTACGACGCCCTGCGCTCGGCCGTGGAGGAGACAGGGGTACGGGTGGCCCCCGACGACCTCCAGAAGTGGATGGGCACCGACAAGAAGCAGGCCATCGAGGCGTTGATACGTCTCGGCGGCGGCGCCCCCACCGCTTCCTCCGTGGCCGCCGCCTACGGCTCCTTCGTCGAACTGCTCCGCACCGCCTACGACACCCGGCCGCCCTCGGCGCTGCCGGGTGTCGAGAACGCCCTGGCCGTCCTGCGGGACCGAGGTGTCCGGATCGCCCTCACCACCGGATTCGGCAGCGAGGTGGCCGGGCCACTGCTCGACTCCCTCGGCTGGTCCACGGCGCCGGGCTCGCTGCTCGACGCGGTGGTCACCGCGGACGAGGTGGCCTCGGGACGCCCCGCGCCGTACATGATCCATCGGGCCATGGAGAGGACCGGTGTACTCGACGTACGCCAGGTCCTGGTCGCGGGGGACACCACTGTCGACCTGGAGGCGGGCACCCACGCGGGCGCGGGGACCGTCGTCGGCGTCCTCACCGGCAAGCTGGGCCGGTCCGCGCTCGAAGCGGCCCCGCACACCTATGTGCTCGACAGCGTCGCGGACCTGCCGGGGCTACCGGAAACCTCCTGA
- a CDS encoding zinc-binding dehydrogenase — MRVRIISDTPTHQLPADLTAPTEGGALRPVVDTAHPLVDIAGAHRALEAGRSPGATTWSR, encoded by the coding sequence GTGCGCGTACGGATCATCAGCGACACCCCCACCCATCAGCTTCCGGCCGATCTCACCGCGCCGACGGAGGGCGGTGCGCTCCGGCCCGTGGTGGACACGGCCCACCCGCTCGTCGACATCGCGGGGGCGCACCGCGCCCTGGAGGCGGGACGGAGCCCGGGGGCAACCACATGGTCCAGGTGA
- a CDS encoding TMEM165/GDT1 family protein has translation MTFDPLAIVTAFGLIFLAELPDKTMFASLAMGTRMRPLYVWLGTSTAFVVHVVIAVSAGSLIGLLPSWIVQIVSAALFALGAFLLLRGGGDEEEDESGGATVTGFWPVYSTAFMAVFISEWGDLTQITTANLAATDGTLSVAIGSAAALMSVSALALLAGRFIAKRVPLKTVQRVGGVCMLGLAIWSVVEAVRG, from the coding sequence ATGACTTTCGATCCCCTTGCCATCGTCACGGCCTTCGGCCTGATCTTCCTGGCCGAGCTTCCGGACAAGACCATGTTCGCCTCACTGGCCATGGGCACCAGAATGCGCCCGCTCTACGTCTGGCTCGGCACCTCCACCGCGTTCGTCGTCCACGTCGTCATCGCCGTCAGCGCGGGCAGTCTCATCGGTCTGCTGCCGTCCTGGATCGTCCAGATCGTGTCGGCCGCGCTGTTCGCCCTCGGTGCCTTCCTGCTGCTGCGCGGCGGGGGCGACGAGGAGGAGGACGAGTCGGGCGGCGCCACCGTCACAGGGTTCTGGCCGGTCTACTCCACCGCGTTCATGGCGGTCTTCATCAGCGAGTGGGGCGATCTCACGCAGATCACCACGGCCAACCTCGCCGCCACCGACGGCACCCTTTCGGTCGCCATCGGCTCTGCGGCGGCGTTGATGTCGGTCTCCGCCCTGGCCCTGCTCGCGGGCCGTTTCATCGCGAAGCGTGTCCCGCTCAAGACGGTTCAGCGGGTCGGCGGTGTGTGCATGCTCGGGCTGGCGATCTGGTCCGTCGTGGAGGCCGTGCGCGGGTGA
- a CDS encoding SMP-30/gluconolactonase/LRE family protein: MTAVEQVTGPVCAHGEGPVWHPGWGGLRWVDMLAGDVMTLDADGKVGRHHVASVAAVLRPRADGGTVLAVERGFATLPPGSGDAWDGLTEGVVPEPLPEIWDDPTVRMNEGGCDPQGRLWCGSMAYDAAEGLARVHRLDPSGEVTVAEAFGAVTISNGLWWDAEGTHVFYADTPTGRVDVFDHDPETGPTDRRPFARVESPDGLTVDEEGGVWVALWGGGAVHRYGPDGRLDTVIDLPVPQVTSLTFGGPGLDELYITTSQQDTDRETYPQAGSLFLARPGVRGLPVRPFGTA; this comes from the coding sequence GTGACGGCGGTCGAGCAGGTGACGGGACCGGTGTGCGCGCACGGCGAGGGCCCGGTGTGGCACCCGGGCTGGGGCGGGCTCAGGTGGGTGGACATGCTCGCGGGTGACGTCATGACCCTGGACGCCGACGGGAAAGTGGGGCGTCACCACGTGGCGTCGGTCGCCGCCGTTCTGCGCCCCCGCGCCGACGGCGGCACCGTCCTCGCAGTCGAGCGCGGCTTCGCGACGCTGCCGCCCGGATCCGGTGACGCGTGGGACGGCCTCACCGAGGGCGTGGTTCCCGAGCCGCTTCCCGAGATCTGGGACGACCCCACGGTGCGGATGAACGAGGGCGGCTGCGACCCGCAGGGCCGCCTGTGGTGCGGTTCCATGGCCTACGACGCCGCCGAGGGCCTGGCCCGCGTCCACCGGCTCGACCCGTCGGGCGAGGTGACGGTGGCCGAGGCGTTCGGCGCGGTGACCATCTCCAACGGCCTGTGGTGGGACGCGGAGGGAACGCACGTCTTCTACGCGGACACACCGACGGGCCGCGTCGACGTCTTCGACCACGATCCGGAGACCGGTCCCACCGACCGGCGGCCCTTCGCGCGGGTGGAGAGCCCCGACGGGCTCACCGTGGACGAGGAGGGCGGGGTCTGGGTGGCGCTGTGGGGCGGCGGCGCCGTCCACCGCTACGGCCCCGACGGGCGGCTCGACACCGTCATCGACCTGCCGGTCCCTCAGGTCACCTCGTTGACCTTCGGCGGCCCCGGGCTGGACGAGCTGTACATCACCACGTCCCAACAGGACACCGACCGCGAGACGTACCCACAGGCCGGTTCCCTGTTCCTGGCCAGGCCCGGCGTACGCGGCCTGCCGGTACGGCCGTTCGGCACGGCCTGA
- a CDS encoding MgtC/SapB family protein translates to MQTLAWSLFDPAAGQGGRQFAEIGIALLLSTLIGAERAIQQKSAGLRTHTLVGVGSALFMEVSQHGFNSVLGLDQVSFDPSRVAAQIVSGIGFIGGGLIFVRRDAVRGLTTAATVWLTCAIGMACGGGLPLLAVAATLVHFLVVRGYPWVTRRIPALASVGQADVRLTYRAGEGVLPRVLEHCTDKGFRVLQVHVDSRERVARSGWGAEGADDADVRDATRTVRLEIDGPGNANDLVGALAEFDGVLDVAAHATDSAD, encoded by the coding sequence TTGCAGACACTCGCTTGGTCTCTCTTCGATCCGGCCGCGGGTCAGGGGGGACGCCAGTTCGCCGAGATCGGGATCGCGCTGCTGCTTTCGACGCTGATCGGAGCGGAACGCGCGATCCAGCAGAAGAGCGCGGGCCTACGCACCCACACGCTCGTCGGGGTCGGCAGCGCCCTGTTCATGGAGGTGTCGCAGCACGGTTTCAACAGCGTCCTCGGCCTCGACCAGGTGTCGTTCGACCCGTCCCGGGTCGCCGCCCAGATCGTCTCTGGCATCGGATTCATCGGTGGCGGGCTGATCTTCGTACGCAGGGACGCAGTACGCGGGCTGACCACGGCCGCCACCGTCTGGCTCACCTGTGCCATAGGGATGGCGTGCGGGGGCGGCCTGCCACTGCTCGCGGTGGCGGCGACCCTGGTGCACTTCCTTGTCGTACGCGGGTATCCGTGGGTCACCCGCAGGATCCCCGCGCTGGCCTCCGTGGGGCAGGCCGATGTCCGGCTGACCTATCGCGCGGGCGAGGGGGTACTCCCCCGGGTCCTCGAACACTGCACCGACAAGGGGTTCCGGGTGCTTCAGGTCCATGTGGACAGCAGGGAGCGGGTGGCCCGCTCAGGCTGGGGCGCGGAGGGGGCCGACGACGCGGACGTACGGGATGCGACGCGGACGGTACGGCTGGAGATCGACGGCCCCGGCAACGCCAACGATCTCGTGGGCGCGCTGGCCGAGTTCGACGGTGTGCTGGACGTGGCGGCCCACGCCACCGACTCGGCCGACTGA
- a CDS encoding ATP-binding protein has translation MGEQTMTGAAAVPPSSVPFEPLRHAVEYTGEAGCIAEARSVTMVFLDRLRAEWCAVLDERKAGDILLVVSELVTNADRHSLGPYLLDLEGTDQQLAVTVYDSSHAVPEVYEPDPTRVGGHGLEIVRALSTELTVERVPVGKRTRALLDLRP, from the coding sequence ATGGGCGAACAGACCATGACAGGCGCAGCGGCCGTTCCCCCGTCCTCGGTGCCGTTCGAACCTCTCCGCCACGCCGTCGAGTACACCGGTGAAGCCGGCTGCATCGCCGAGGCGCGCTCGGTCACGATGGTCTTCCTCGACCGTCTCCGCGCCGAATGGTGCGCCGTGCTCGACGAACGCAAGGCCGGCGACATCCTGCTGGTGGTGAGTGAACTCGTCACCAACGCCGACCGGCACAGCCTCGGCCCGTACCTCCTCGACCTGGAGGGTACGGACCAGCAGCTCGCCGTGACGGTCTACGACAGCAGCCACGCGGTGCCCGAGGTCTATGAGCCCGACCCCACCCGCGTGGGGGGCCACGGCCTTGAGATCGTCCGCGCCCTCTCCACCGAACTGACCGTGGAACGCGTCCCCGTCGGCAAGCGCACCCGCGCGCTGCTCGATCTGCGTCCCTGA
- a CDS encoding PP2C family protein-serine/threonine phosphatase produces the protein MTSLTDVERELRAAAPHALVDTLRPLLIDVYGALTVDLYLADYGLTVLLPADARGEPHRALSLHNSPQGRAFGSQEPRERQVAHGDAVDHHLPVTIRGDRLGILTVRLPRARSTPEAADELAHVAELLGHEIFVAERDTDVYREARRLSRLTLAAEMQWELLPGRACARDEFVIGAQLEPAYAIHGDNFDWSSGSRTLTLAVTNGMGEGIEASLLTHLAVNALRNARRAGVGIADQAALADQALYAQHRGERYVSTLLLNFDLTTGRAHAVDAGSPQLWRKRGKSVDRVDLQPQLPLGMFEESDYVPQEFEVLPGDRLLFVSDGVYDAASPAGELYGKRALARAIAATGLLPAPDVPRAILHEVALHRAAETPDDALIVCMDWYGGQ, from the coding sequence GTGACCTCATTGACCGACGTGGAGAGGGAGCTGCGTGCCGCCGCGCCGCACGCCCTCGTCGACACCCTGCGCCCGCTCCTCATCGATGTCTACGGCGCTCTCACCGTCGACCTCTACCTGGCCGACTACGGCCTGACCGTCCTGCTGCCCGCTGACGCGCGCGGAGAGCCGCACCGGGCGCTGTCCCTGCACAACAGTCCGCAGGGCCGCGCCTTCGGCAGCCAGGAGCCCCGCGAGCGTCAGGTGGCCCACGGCGACGCTGTCGACCACCATCTGCCGGTCACGATCCGCGGCGACCGGCTCGGCATCCTCACCGTACGGCTGCCCAGGGCACGTTCCACGCCGGAGGCCGCGGACGAGCTGGCCCATGTGGCGGAGCTGCTCGGGCACGAGATCTTCGTCGCGGAACGGGACACCGACGTCTACCGCGAGGCCAGGCGGCTGAGCAGGCTGACGCTGGCCGCGGAGATGCAGTGGGAGCTGCTGCCGGGCCGGGCCTGCGCGCGCGACGAGTTCGTCATCGGTGCGCAACTGGAGCCCGCGTACGCCATCCACGGTGACAACTTCGACTGGTCCTCGGGGTCCCGCACCCTGACTCTCGCCGTCACCAACGGCATGGGTGAGGGGATCGAGGCGTCCCTGCTCACCCATCTCGCCGTCAACGCTCTGCGCAACGCGCGCCGGGCCGGCGTCGGTATCGCGGACCAGGCGGCCCTGGCCGACCAGGCGCTGTACGCGCAGCACAGGGGCGAACGCTATGTGTCGACCCTGCTGCTGAACTTCGACCTCACGACGGGGCGCGCGCACGCCGTGGACGCGGGCTCCCCACAGCTGTGGCGCAAGCGCGGCAAGTCCGTGGACCGGGTAGATCTCCAGCCGCAGCTTCCGCTCGGCATGTTCGAGGAGTCGGACTACGTCCCCCAGGAGTTCGAGGTGCTCCCCGGCGACCGGCTCCTCTTCGTCAGCGACGGCGTGTACGACGCGGCCTCACCGGCCGGCGAGCTGTACGGGAAGCGGGCCCTGGCGCGTGCCATCGCGGCGACGGGCCTGCTCCCCGCCCCTGACGTGCCCCGCGCGATCCTGCACGAGGTGGCCCTGCACCGGGCCGCCGAGACCCCTGACGACGCGCTCATCGTGTGCATGGACTGGTACGGCGGGCAGTGA
- a CDS encoding MarR family winged helix-turn-helix transcriptional regulator → MSRFIGSPHHQDRVAHAAVAVSELLEVLWGRGQEAAPSGPVSPSQLRALLVIEEHEGVNLRTLSEALGSRPSSVSRLCDRMEAIGLVRRAPSQISRREVELRLSRQGQTVLDEFRAFRAREVHTVLERMSPGDVRTLAEGLSAFRAAASGHLEAEGVAPPAGRHGDVADSA, encoded by the coding sequence GTGTCACGCTTCATCGGATCACCCCATCACCAGGATCGGGTGGCGCATGCCGCCGTGGCCGTCTCCGAGTTGCTGGAAGTGCTGTGGGGGCGGGGTCAGGAAGCCGCCCCCTCGGGGCCGGTGTCCCCCTCCCAGCTCAGGGCCCTCCTCGTCATCGAGGAGCACGAGGGTGTGAACCTCCGGACGCTCAGTGAGGCGCTCGGCTCGCGTCCCTCGTCGGTGAGTCGTCTCTGCGACCGGATGGAAGCCATCGGGCTGGTGCGCCGTGCGCCCAGCCAGATCAGCCGCCGGGAGGTCGAGCTGCGGCTGAGCCGCCAGGGCCAGACCGTCCTCGATGAATTCCGGGCCTTCAGGGCGCGCGAGGTGCACACCGTCCTCGAACGGATGTCCCCCGGTGATGTCCGCACTCTCGCGGAAGGGCTCTCGGCCTTCCGTGCGGCGGCCAGCGGCCACCTTGAGGCGGAGGGCGTCGCACCCCCGGCGGGACGGCACGGTGACGTGGCGGACAGCGCATAG
- a CDS encoding STAS domain-containing protein codes for MSFAMRRAGDDVVLAVGGEMDLDNVEPLDSALQELAATGEGAVVLDLSGVAFADSTTVNVLLRAHSALGPRLRLAALSPFMERLLGLIGLDGTLTVYRSVEDALAGVPAP; via the coding sequence ATGTCGTTCGCCATGCGCCGGGCCGGTGACGACGTCGTGCTCGCTGTCGGCGGCGAGATGGACCTGGACAATGTGGAACCCCTTGATTCGGCGCTCCAGGAGTTGGCCGCCACGGGCGAAGGAGCGGTCGTCCTCGATCTCTCCGGCGTCGCGTTCGCCGACTCCACGACCGTCAACGTCCTCCTGAGGGCGCACAGCGCGTTGGGCCCTCGGCTGCGGCTCGCCGCCCTCTCACCGTTCATGGAGCGGCTCTTGGGCCTCATCGGTCTCGACGGGACGCTGACGGTCTACCGGAGCGTGGAGGACGCCCTCGCGGGTGTGCCCGCTCCTTAG
- a CDS encoding MarR family winged helix-turn-helix transcriptional regulator yields the protein MDRHRRQEPPDEALSEAAEHLAFSAELITVMAGRTALAVDPSLSPPRLRVLDLLMAQPGVNLTGIARSLGVTLSRASRICAELERIGLVQRTPARGDRREIALELTTEGRRNLETLRERRREWVMGALRSMPAAELSGLLAGIHALAASLATSAADGL from the coding sequence ATGGATCGCCACCGCCGTCAGGAGCCCCCGGACGAGGCTCTGAGCGAGGCCGCCGAGCACCTCGCTTTCTCGGCGGAGCTCATCACCGTCATGGCAGGGCGTACCGCCCTCGCTGTGGATCCCTCTCTGTCGCCGCCACGGCTACGGGTACTCGACCTGCTGATGGCTCAGCCGGGCGTCAATCTGACCGGCATCGCACGCTCGCTCGGGGTCACCCTGTCGCGGGCCAGCCGTATCTGCGCGGAGCTGGAACGCATAGGGCTGGTACAGCGCACGCCCGCGAGGGGAGACCGCAGAGAGATCGCACTCGAACTGACCACCGAGGGCCGGCGCAACCTGGAGACCCTGCGAGAGCGACGGCGCGAGTGGGTCATGGGGGCCCTGCGCTCCATGCCGGCCGCGGAACTCAGCGGGCTGCTCGCAGGGATACATGCCCTCGCCGCTTCCCTCGCCACCTCCGCGGCGGACGGACTCTGA
- a CDS encoding YkvA family protein, with protein sequence MSDGLTVGIVVVAVLGVLLLAAAVVLAVRLVKARRSLRAAGLPEGKRWVFWGAIAYLVLPVDLIPDPVYLDDIGVLLLALRSLGSPGAGRYAADRALGGDERPVRGKDGRGVPPLGRR encoded by the coding sequence ATGAGTGACGGACTCACGGTCGGCATCGTGGTCGTCGCCGTCCTCGGAGTGCTGTTGCTGGCCGCCGCGGTCGTACTGGCCGTGCGACTGGTGAAGGCCCGCAGGAGCCTGCGCGCGGCCGGTCTGCCCGAAGGGAAACGGTGGGTCTTCTGGGGCGCCATCGCCTACCTCGTCCTCCCCGTCGACCTGATCCCCGACCCCGTCTACCTCGACGACATCGGAGTGCTGCTGCTGGCCCTGCGGTCCCTCGGTTCGCCCGGCGCCGGACGCTACGCGGCGGACCGTGCCCTCGGCGGGGACGAGCGGCCGGTCCGCGGGAAGGACGGCCGTGGTGTGCCGCCGCTCGGCAGGCGCTGA